From a single Nicotiana tomentosiformis chromosome 2, ASM39032v3, whole genome shotgun sequence genomic region:
- the LOC104087240 gene encoding uncharacterized protein — translation MVCEKCEKKLSKVIVPDKWKEGASNTTEGGGRKINENKLLSKKKRWTPYGNTKCMICKQQVHQDGKYCHTCAYSKGVCAMCGKQVLDTKLYKQSNV, via the exons ATGGTTTGCGAAAAGT GTGAGAAGAAGTTGTCGAAGGTAATTGTGCCTGATAAATGGAAAGAAGGTGCCAGTAACACTACTGAAGGCGGCGGCCGTAAGATTAACGAGAACAAACTCCTCTCCAAGAAAAAAAG GTGGACACCTTATGGAAATACAAAGTGCATGATTTGCAAGCAACAAGTACATCAAGATGGCAAGTACTGTCATACCTGTGCTTATAGTAAAG GAGTATGTGCAATGTGTGGAAAGCAAGTTCTTGACACCAAGTTATACAAACAGAGCAATGTATGA